The Mustelus asterias unplaced genomic scaffold, sMusAst1.hap1.1 HAP1_SCAFFOLD_290, whole genome shotgun sequence genome contains a region encoding:
- the LOC144486129 gene encoding histone H2A produces MSGRGKSGGKARAKAKSRSSRAGLQFPVGRVHRLLRKGNYAERVGAGAPVYLAAVLEYLTAEILELAGNAARDNKKTRIIPRHLQLAVRNDEELNKLLGGVTIAQGGVLPNIQAVLLPKKTSAASSKSK; encoded by the coding sequence atgtctggaagaggaaagagcggcgggaaagctcgggccaaggccaagtctcgctcctcccgggctggactgcagttcccggtgggccgtgttcacaggctcctgagaaagggcaactatgctgagcgtgtgggtgccggagccccggtctatctggctgctgtgctcgagtatctgaccgctgaaatcctggagctggccgggaacgcggcccgggacaacaagaagacccgcatcatccccagacacctgcagctggccgtccgcaacgacgaggagctcaacaagctgctgggagggGTGACCATCGCTCAGGGCGGGGTGTTGCCTAATATCCAGGCCGTGTTGCTGCCCAAGAAAACTTCTGCGGCCTCGTCCAAGAGCAAGTGA